The Candidatus Zixiibacteriota bacterium genome includes a window with the following:
- a CDS encoding dockerin type I repeat-containing protein: MNRRRPNTFFGVAGRIIKVISLFFLLIAPLSKDVGARPNQAQEAFKELCTTVELSTSVSPQDVDLSELKKEANYAIGLSQSRAKIQGMKCLFNAKWSPAISEKMRSFLEAKYSDLDSLMSKDWIAALIKEWESDDASVGVITWDIFVDDKSYSLTSVAVFGADAKVLYDDKLADIPVNVEEQAIPENNQEQKRMSQLSINPTDTDSSYYYKRVSSLFGSVTLNYQVDASAEVAPYISPITNDGIFNVIPIKVMCWKSNPSGIPPLGVPVVFFGTGGAVGNKNAPYNSPIRITGSVDHFHTGTYDVKLADGLGSSWTVSFSVSYVVGIGISPPSDNTTPVVLQAPNTTGRQINIADMVYYDFWAGKYRGTFWNTGYLYCQNFIVRAGEGGSEKGTITTELPIQCAYHWWDIVPQIQYEGYAGELYLSVEYVRGHMIPSPNCTMIGSQYDINESQQTTVTVAVQNPSTVVSMGPGEVVLDISSLGNILKVIGSASQSLGTIQPGASGTYTFTLEGKNPGSARPQALVSGQWGWPAGDAGKTFSRTATLDKDINVKPQGDANGDGNVTVADIVYLVSYLFKHGPAPASIQSGDANCDGKVTIADIVYLVSYLFKGGPPPGC; encoded by the coding sequence ACATCAGTTAGTCCTCAAGATGTTGATCTTTCAGAGCTTAAAAAAGAAGCTAACTATGCTATTGGGCTATCTCAGAGCAGAGCAAAAATCCAGGGCATGAAATGCTTGTTTAATGCGAAGTGGTCTCCAGCAATAAGTGAAAAAATGCGTTCATTTCTAGAAGCCAAGTACTCAGATCTGGATAGCCTGATGAGCAAGGATTGGATTGCAGCATTAATTAAAGAGTGGGAATCAGATGACGCCAGTGTGGGTGTCATTACATGGGATATCTTTGTTGACGATAAAAGTTACTCCCTCACATCTGTTGCTGTCTTTGGAGCCGATGCAAAGGTTCTATATGATGACAAACTTGCGGACATACCAGTAAATGTCGAGGAACAAGCTATTCCAGAAAATAACCAGGAACAGAAGAGAATGAGTCAGCTATCAATAAATCCTACGGACACTGATTCCAGTTATTACTATAAGAGGGTAAGCTCCTTATTTGGAAGCGTTACTCTTAATTATCAGGTTGATGCATCCGCGGAGGTTGCACCTTACATCTCGCCTATTACCAATGACGGAATCTTCAACGTAATCCCTATAAAGGTAATGTGCTGGAAGTCTAATCCCTCAGGGATACCACCTCTCGGGGTTCCAGTCGTTTTTTTTGGAACAGGTGGCGCAGTGGGTAACAAGAACGCACCGTATAATAGCCCAATACGCATTACCGGATCAGTTGACCATTTCCACACTGGCACTTATGATGTCAAACTGGCTGATGGTCTTGGTAGCAGCTGGACAGTCTCTTTCAGTGTAAGCTATGTTGTCGGCATCGGAATTAGTCCTCCGTCTGATAATACGACTCCGGTTGTGTTGCAAGCTCCTAATACTACAGGTCGTCAGATTAACATTGCAGATATGGTCTACTATGATTTTTGGGCTGGTAAATATCGGGGAACATTCTGGAATACTGGATATCTATATTGTCAAAATTTTATTGTTAGGGCTGGTGAAGGAGGCAGCGAAAAGGGGACCATAACGACTGAGCTTCCAATACAATGTGCTTATCATTGGTGGGATATCGTGCCTCAAATTCAGTACGAAGGGTATGCAGGGGAACTTTATCTTTCAGTAGAATATGTCCGAGGCCATATGATACCATCGCCCAACTGTACGATGATCGGTTCTCAATACGATATTAATGAGAGTCAACAGACTACCGTCACAGTAGCGGTTCAGAATCCGAGCACAGTTGTTAGCATGGGTCCAGGAGAAGTCGTTCTGGATATTTCTAGTTTGGGCAATATCTTGAAAGTCATCGGCAGTGCCTCGCAATCACTAGGTACGATACAACCAGGAGCTTCAGGAACTTATACTTTTACCCTGGAAGGTAAAAACCCTGGAAGCGCCCGGCCACAAGCTCTGGTTAGCGGTCAATGGGGATGGCCAGCAGGTGATGCGGGCAAGACATTTTCCCGTACGGCTACATTGGACAAGGATATTAATGTCAAGCCTCAAGGTGATGCTAATGGAGATGGCAACGTAACTGTTGCAGACATAGTTTACTTAGTGAGTTATCTTTTCAAACATGGTCCTGCACCAGCTTCGATTCAGTCCGGGGATGCCAATTGCGATGGGAAAGTGACAATCGCCGACATAGTCTACCTGGTCAGCTATCTTTTCAAAGGCGGACCACCACCAGGGTGTTGA
- a CDS encoding NCS2 family permease: protein MNAPQKTDFSPNILERFFHLKELNTNFKVELLAGVTTFLTMSYIIFVNPLFLSFFGDPDLRNMALPFSASMTATCLASALMCVFMGLWTNYPFALAPGMGLNAVVSYQMVLSLGLSWPQAMGVIVLEGLAITILVITGLREAVMNSIPMSLKQAISIGIGLFLAFIGLQNAGFVKAHPVTFVALGDFTKWQVIISVFGLLATAIMMKRKIRGALLLGIVFSTFLAVILNYLTGLSAFPDPGKAVIPKSVLSVPDLSTFGKFDFSAITKLGLLPALMLIFSVMLSDFFDTLGSVIGLGTEGKFLDQKGNLPRIKRVLLVDSLAAVMGGVASSSSATTYIESAAGISAGGRTGFSTVIVGILFLLAIFFSPLADIVPKEATAPALIIVGFLMLTIVKEIPFEKFEEAFPAFLIMIVMPLTYSISNGIGFGFIAYTLIMLLSGKGRQVHLLMYLVSIAFTLNFLLPVLKVVFKF, encoded by the coding sequence ATGAATGCCCCTCAAAAAACTGATTTCAGCCCGAATATACTGGAAAGATTTTTTCATCTGAAGGAACTGAACACCAATTTCAAAGTAGAGCTTTTAGCAGGTGTCACCACGTTTCTGACTATGTCTTATATCATCTTTGTCAACCCTTTATTCTTGAGTTTCTTTGGTGACCCTGATCTCAGGAACATGGCTCTTCCCTTTTCTGCTTCTATGACTGCTACCTGCCTCGCATCTGCCCTGATGTGTGTCTTTATGGGTTTGTGGACCAATTATCCTTTTGCCTTAGCCCCTGGAATGGGATTGAACGCGGTAGTCTCTTATCAGATGGTCCTAAGCCTGGGCTTATCCTGGCCCCAGGCTATGGGGGTTATCGTCTTGGAAGGTTTAGCTATTACGATTTTGGTGATAACCGGCTTAAGAGAAGCAGTGATGAACTCCATTCCCATGTCCTTGAAACAGGCTATTTCCATTGGAATTGGTCTTTTCCTGGCATTTATAGGGTTACAGAATGCAGGTTTTGTAAAAGCACATCCGGTAACTTTTGTTGCCCTGGGAGATTTTACCAAATGGCAGGTCATCATCTCGGTGTTCGGGTTGCTGGCTACCGCGATTATGATGAAAAGAAAGATCAGGGGGGCTTTGCTTTTAGGAATTGTGTTCTCTACCTTTTTAGCAGTTATTCTCAATTATCTTACAGGACTTTCTGCTTTTCCAGACCCAGGGAAAGCTGTAATTCCGAAATCGGTCCTTTCAGTTCCGGATCTGTCTACCTTTGGGAAGTTCGATTTCTCTGCCATTACTAAATTGGGACTTCTCCCAGCTCTGATGTTGATCTTCTCTGTGATGCTCTCTGATTTTTTTGATACTCTGGGTTCGGTTATAGGTCTGGGCACAGAGGGGAAATTCTTAGATCAAAAAGGAAACCTGCCCAGGATAAAAAGGGTTCTTTTAGTGGACTCTCTGGCAGCGGTTATGGGAGGGGTGGCTTCTTCCAGCTCAGCTACTACCTATATAGAGAGCGCAGCCGGGATCTCAGCTGGTGGAAGAACCGGTTTTTCCACAGTGATAGTGGGCATTCTTTTTCTACTGGCAATATTCTTCTCTCCATTGGCTGATATTGTTCCCAAAGAGGCAACCGCACCGGCTTTAATCATTGTAGGGTTTCTAATGCTCACCATCGTCAAGGAAATTCCGTTTGAGAAATTTGAAGAGGCTTTTCCTGCTTTTCTGATAATGATAGTTATGCCCTTAACCTATTCCATCTCCAACGGCATAGGGTTTGGCTTTATAGCTTATACTCTGATAATGCTTCTCTCCGGAAAAGGTAGGCAGGTTCACTTGCTGATGTACCTGGTTTCGATTGCATTTACTCTGAATTTCCTGCTGCCGGTTTTGAAGGTGGTGTTCAAGTTTTAA
- a CDS encoding VOC family protein, with the protein MDHSIVHIEISTTDLPKAQKFYSQLFNWKITAWEGTSDYLMFETGKEPGGGIQKVDRVNPGDGVLIYVLVEDIEKTLSKAKELGGKIVKEKTEIPNVGWFGLLSDLDGNTIGIFKGK; encoded by the coding sequence ATGGACCATTCTATAGTTCACATCGAGATCTCGACTACTGATTTACCAAAAGCCCAGAAGTTCTATTCCCAGCTTTTCAATTGGAAAATCACAGCTTGGGAAGGTACTTCAGATTACCTGATGTTTGAGACTGGAAAAGAACCCGGTGGCGGAATCCAGAAAGTGGACAGGGTCAATCCCGGTGATGGGGTGCTGATCTACGTTCTAGTGGAAGATATCGAGAAAACCTTGAGTAAAGCCAAAGAGTTGGGCGGGAAAATAGTCAAGGAGAAAACCGAGATACCCAATGTCGGCTGGTTTGGGCTTTTATCTGATCTGGACGGGAATACCATTGGGATTTTCAAGGGGAAATAA
- a CDS encoding GDSL-type esterase/lipase family protein, translated as MSKSIFKLKYLLFSFIVVIFFFFCVEIGLRILDAGFHILAKSTDQEKIIKENKLWQNELFSRFSGVQERNPLLLWKFRPNVHKSIFQTNSEGLLGPEISISKPANTYRILLLGDSAPVGLGLHKRDEAFGEQLVNILSQRKPDRHFELINAAVSGYTSLQGLTYLKNYGLRYSPNLILVYFGNNDASKNGYISDKELIDRNPHLVGVLGILNRLATYRFLKEIFLPIKSSFESKLLRQKKKEVVVRVSPEDYYQNIEEMIKLAKANNIKIILVNVPVSVEWPAGLQFKVFANLRTEKGELVMADETQKILKNKFSYCIDWAHFSKVYDKIDSYSLTVFKSAYEDQGNADSSKAFYERGLISQPENPLYLNNLGVLYWREGNYSVAENFFKKVIATDSLYPLFHYNLGVTLKNIGKPMESEKELEKAKELDFQSLRIKNTYKEKLKQLSQKYDVPLVDAVSAFNQRGNESLFIDHCHPTKEGHRIIAEEIYKTVFLWSALTLTIQMQW; from the coding sequence ATGTCAAAGTCAATTTTCAAACTAAAATATCTTCTCTTCTCCTTTATTGTGGTCATCTTCTTTTTCTTCTGCGTGGAGATAGGTTTAAGGATTCTGGATGCAGGTTTTCATATCTTAGCTAAAAGCACAGATCAGGAAAAGATAATTAAGGAAAACAAGCTCTGGCAGAATGAGCTTTTCTCCCGCTTTTCAGGAGTTCAGGAAAGAAATCCGCTGCTCTTATGGAAATTCAGACCCAATGTTCACAAATCCATCTTTCAGACCAACTCTGAGGGTCTTTTAGGTCCCGAGATTTCAATATCTAAACCAGCTAATACTTATAGAATTCTCTTGTTGGGAGACTCTGCTCCCGTAGGGCTGGGATTGCACAAAAGAGACGAAGCTTTTGGAGAGCAATTAGTAAACATCTTAAGCCAGAGAAAACCAGATCGGCATTTTGAGCTTATCAATGCTGCGGTTTCAGGGTACACCTCATTGCAGGGGTTAACTTATCTCAAAAACTACGGATTGAGATATTCTCCTAACCTTATCCTGGTCTATTTCGGCAATAACGATGCCTCCAAGAACGGCTATATTTCAGACAAGGAGCTAATAGACAGAAATCCCCATCTGGTCGGAGTCTTAGGCATCCTTAACCGACTTGCCACTTACAGATTCTTGAAAGAAATTTTTCTGCCAATCAAATCCTCTTTTGAAAGTAAACTCCTGAGACAGAAGAAAAAAGAGGTCGTCGTCAGGGTCTCGCCTGAAGATTACTACCAGAATATCGAGGAGATGATAAAGTTAGCGAAGGCGAACAATATAAAGATAATCCTGGTAAATGTGCCAGTGTCTGTGGAATGGCCTGCCGGATTGCAATTCAAGGTCTTCGCTAATTTAAGGACAGAAAAAGGTGAGCTGGTAATGGCAGATGAGACCCAGAAAATCTTGAAAAACAAATTTTCTTATTGCATCGACTGGGCACATTTTTCAAAAGTTTATGACAAGATCGACTCTTACTCTCTGACAGTTTTCAAGTCAGCTTATGAGGATCAGGGGAATGCAGATTCAAGCAAAGCTTTTTACGAAAGAGGCTTGATTTCTCAACCCGAAAATCCTTTATATCTGAACAATCTTGGAGTTCTCTACTGGAGAGAGGGAAATTATTCAGTGGCAGAGAACTTTTTTAAGAAGGTAATTGCGACAGACTCCCTTTATCCGCTGTTTCATTATAATCTTGGAGTCACTCTTAAGAATATAGGTAAGCCGATGGAGTCTGAAAAAGAGCTGGAAAAGGCAAAGGAACTGGACTTCCAGTCCTTAAGAATAAAAAATACTTACAAAGAAAAACTCAAACAGCTTTCACAGAAATATGACGTTCCCTTAGTTGATGCAGTCTCTGCATTTAACCAGAGAGGAAACGAATCCTTATTCATTGACCACTGCCACCCAACCAAAGAAGGTCACAGGATTATAGCTGAAGAGATTTATAAGACCGTTTTTTTATGGAGTGCCTTGACTTTGACAATACAGATGCAATGGTAG
- a CDS encoding carbamoyltransferase, which yields MYILGISAFYHDSASALLKDEEIVAAAQEERFSRIKHDPDFPINAINYCLSAAGISAKELDYVGFYEKPFVKFERILYSHLATFPKSYISFLMATPLWLKEKLWIPSLIQKKLDYKGEVLMIEHHLSHAGSSFLVSPFKESAILTIDGVGEWSTAAYGVGKENQIELLQEMRFPHSLGLLYSAFTYYLGFKVNSAEYKVMGLAPYGEPAFYDLIMKELVDLKEDGSFKLNMKYFSYDYGLKMTNSRFDKLFGSPRRAPESKIKKFHQDVAASLQKVTEEIVLKMASHLYKETGLKNLCLAGGVALNCLANSRISKETQFKDIFIQPGSSDAGGAVGVAAYIYYTLLNNQRNFVWKDAYLGPEYSHAEIKDFLIRKGIPFKEYSREEMLRFTAKLLAEQNIIGWFQGRMEFGPRSLGNRSILADPRKVENKDRVNQKVKYRESFRPFAPSIIWEKAKDYFEIERESPFMLLTFKVKSNGIPAVTHVDGTSRLQTVKREENELFYDLLAEFYDLTGCPTLLNTSFNLRGEPIVCTPEEAYLSFMRSGMDYLILGNFVLDKKEMTPLKEEFAYEKLFAQD from the coding sequence ATGTATATCTTAGGAATATCAGCCTTTTATCATGACTCCGCTTCTGCCTTGTTGAAGGATGAAGAGATAGTGGCGGCGGCTCAGGAGGAAAGATTTAGTCGCATAAAACACGACCCTGATTTCCCCATAAATGCTATCAATTATTGTCTTTCCGCCGCGGGTATATCTGCTAAGGAACTTGATTATGTTGGTTTTTATGAGAAACCCTTCGTCAAGTTCGAAAGGATTTTATATTCTCATCTGGCTACTTTCCCGAAATCTTATATCTCCTTTCTGATGGCAACCCCCTTGTGGCTGAAAGAGAAGCTCTGGATACCAAGCTTAATCCAGAAAAAACTGGACTATAAAGGTGAAGTTTTGATGATAGAGCACCATCTTTCCCATGCTGGTTCAAGTTTTCTGGTCTCCCCTTTTAAGGAGTCAGCCATTTTAACCATAGATGGTGTGGGCGAATGGTCAACTGCAGCTTATGGAGTGGGAAAAGAAAATCAGATCGAGCTTTTACAGGAGATGAGATTTCCGCATTCACTTGGGCTTTTATACAGTGCCTTTACTTACTATCTTGGCTTCAAGGTGAACAGCGCAGAATACAAAGTAATGGGGTTAGCACCCTATGGTGAGCCGGCATTTTATGACCTTATTATGAAAGAGTTAGTGGACTTAAAAGAGGACGGGAGTTTCAAGCTGAACATGAAATATTTTTCCTATGATTATGGCTTGAAGATGACCAATAGCAGATTTGATAAGCTATTTGGCTCTCCCCGACGGGCACCGGAATCCAAAATAAAAAAGTTTCATCAGGATGTTGCCGCCAGCCTGCAGAAAGTAACTGAGGAAATTGTGCTGAAAATGGCAAGTCATCTGTATAAGGAGACTGGTCTGAAGAATCTATGTTTAGCCGGAGGAGTGGCTTTAAATTGCCTGGCAAATTCGAGGATTTCGAAAGAGACTCAGTTCAAAGACATTTTTATCCAGCCAGGCTCAAGCGATGCAGGTGGCGCGGTAGGAGTTGCTGCTTATATCTATTATACTCTTTTGAATAACCAAAGAAATTTTGTATGGAAAGATGCTTATTTAGGGCCAGAATATTCTCATGCTGAGATAAAAGATTTTCTAATTCGGAAAGGAATACCTTTCAAAGAATATAGTAGGGAGGAAATGTTAAGATTTACAGCCAAATTACTTGCGGAACAAAATATAATCGGCTGGTTTCAGGGAAGGATGGAATTTGGTCCCCGTTCTCTGGGAAATCGGAGTATTCTGGCAGACCCCCGGAAAGTGGAGAACAAGGACAGGGTAAACCAGAAAGTGAAATACCGTGAAAGTTTCAGACCTTTTGCTCCCAGCATTATCTGGGAAAAGGCAAAAGATTATTTTGAGATCGAGAGGGAATCACCTTTTATGCTCTTGACTTTTAAGGTAAAAAGCAATGGAATTCCTGCGGTAACTCATGTGGATGGCACATCCAGATTACAGACTGTAAAAAGAGAAGAAAACGAGCTTTTTTATGACCTGCTTGCGGAATTTTATGACCTGACAGGCTGTCCTACTCTTCTAAATACCTCTTTTAATTTGCGAGGAGAACCAATCGTCTGCACACCTGAGGAGGCATATTTATCTTTTATGCGCTCCGGAATGGACTACCTTATCTTAGGTAATTTCGTATTAGATAAGAAAGAGATGACTCCTCTGAAAGAGGAGTTCGCCTATGAGAAACTGTTTGCCCAGGATTGA
- a CDS encoding DUF5989 family protein produces the protein MSFFSRFSIFSEFWQFIRFRKRYWLGPIIFLLLIFALLIIFAESSVLAPFIYSLF, from the coding sequence ATGAGCTTCTTCTCCCGTTTTTCCATCTTTTCCGAATTCTGGCAGTTTATCCGCTTCAGAAAAAGATACTGGCTGGGGCCCATAATTTTCCTTTTGCTGATTTTTGCGCTTCTCATAATCTTTGCGGAAAGTTCGGTACTTGCCCCGTTCATCTACTCTCTTTTTTAA
- a CDS encoding SGNH/GDSL hydrolase family protein: protein MYRIKFHKALFFSFLSILLFLLIAEVLFRLIDFQIVYPERAFLLNPELSYPKYYKKDSELFWRIRPNQTIKGKFFVDGVYKINSKGYREREFSAEKDPDLTRIICVGNSCTFGWKVNLEQTYPKILEKLLNQNLPQPKFEVIDAGMTGYSTFQGVRFLKREILGFHPDIIIFSYGWNDMCPAEREDKDQKFPPQWILNLDDFLSRSRFYSFLKFEIMSLLKSKQSQDEKKLVYRVSIKDYQENLKELAKLAQGSGIKVFFLSIPVSSAKAFLGPGKTSKPHIANKHYNKTLRETTTEIGVPLIDVVLLFEDRGDLYDNGREEFIHYNARGHQVIADAIYQYFQEHGITQRENPGSSP, encoded by the coding sequence ATGTACAGGATAAAATTTCACAAAGCCTTATTTTTCTCTTTCCTGAGCATCCTGCTCTTCCTACTCATAGCCGAAGTTCTCTTCAGACTGATCGATTTTCAAATAGTTTATCCGGAAAGAGCCTTTCTTCTAAATCCGGAACTGAGTTATCCAAAGTATTACAAGAAAGACTCTGAGCTTTTCTGGAGGATCAGGCCCAACCAGACCATAAAGGGGAAATTTTTTGTGGACGGGGTTTATAAGATCAACTCTAAGGGTTATCGCGAGCGCGAGTTCTCAGCAGAGAAGGATCCTGACCTCACACGGATAATCTGCGTGGGAAACTCCTGCACCTTTGGCTGGAAGGTAAATTTGGAGCAGACCTATCCCAAGATATTGGAAAAACTCTTAAACCAGAACCTGCCCCAGCCCAAATTCGAGGTGATCGACGCAGGCATGACCGGGTACAGCACCTTCCAGGGAGTGAGGTTTCTAAAAAGGGAGATCTTAGGTTTCCACCCGGATATAATCATCTTCTCCTATGGCTGGAACGATATGTGCCCTGCTGAAAGAGAGGATAAAGACCAGAAATTCCCCCCCCAGTGGATTTTGAATCTGGACGATTTTCTATCCAGGTCCAGGTTCTACTCTTTCCTGAAATTCGAAATTATGAGCCTGCTTAAGAGCAAACAATCGCAGGATGAAAAGAAATTAGTTTACCGGGTTTCCATTAAAGATTATCAGGAAAATCTGAAGGAATTGGCAAAGTTAGCCCAAGGGTCAGGTATCAAGGTTTTCTTCCTGTCCATACCGGTCTCCTCAGCTAAGGCTTTTTTAGGCCCTGGAAAGACCTCCAAACCGCATATCGCCAACAAACATTATAATAAGACATTAAGAGAAACTACTACTGAGATAGGCGTTCCCTTGATAGATGTGGTTTTGCTTTTCGAGGACCGGGGCGACCTGTATGATAACGGCAGAGAGGAGTTCATCCATTACAATGCCAGGGGTCACCAGGTGATAGCTGATGCCATTTACCAGTACTTTCAGGAACACGGGATTACTCAAAGGGAGAATCCCGGCTCTTCCCCTTAA
- a CDS encoding dockerin type I domain-containing protein, with translation MINPTKEVSVYKKSFIWFLFILLSISFNLSFAQQKAGEKLSTQPEPVFSIPPSEGHKILGQGKAKALAIAREAYLAKSLTGQGDFDALYYGLDLNIDTTTKVILGAVTMQGKSKVSSLNTVILDLFDNMVVDSIKTGGTNLAFTHSSNLINITLDKAYALDESFLFTVYYHGHPVEGGFLAFAFRYHGNPPVPIISSLSEPYFARTWWPCKDHPSDKADSADINVTIPSNLIVASNGLLRTVTDNGNGTKTYKWHESYPITTYLISVAMTNYTIFSDYYHYSPTDSMEVRYFVYPEWYSQAVSSYGITPGAIEFYSQTFGQYPFIQEKYGMAHFPWGGGMEHQTCTSLLYSWYDSYVIVHELSHQWWGDYITCGDWHNIWLNEGFATYCEALYFEHIYGTSYYHTYMGYLDYAGGGTIWVQDTTNVNQIFSSLQYDKAGWVLHMLRHVVGDSAFFRSLRAYYSDPRFANGTALTADFEGVCEAESGMDLSWFFQEWIYGTYRPNYQVSWMYENLGGTYRVYLHLSQIQSTPPLVFTMPVDVTISTPQGDTTFIAFNNQRIQDFQFDLPSQPTALTLDKDKWILKYSSTVAYGLNIVTAALSDGLSSYAYADTVVAKGGTPPYVWKVWYGNFPSNLSLDSLSGIISGVPLDTGHFSFTVLVKDSSFPQKSDYQDFTLTVNQGIAFIRGDANDDSKVTVADVVYIISYLYKGGTAPSPLGKADTNCDGNVNVADIIFLINYLFKGGPLPC, from the coding sequence ATGATAAACCCAACAAAAGAGGTGAGCGTGTATAAAAAATCATTCATCTGGTTTCTGTTTATCTTGTTATCAATTTCTTTTAACTTAAGTTTTGCCCAGCAGAAAGCTGGAGAGAAGCTTTCCACCCAACCAGAACCGGTTTTTTCTATCCCTCCGAGCGAAGGGCATAAGATCTTAGGTCAAGGCAAAGCAAAAGCTTTAGCTATTGCCAGAGAGGCTTATCTTGCCAAATCTCTGACAGGGCAGGGGGATTTCGATGCTCTGTATTATGGGCTGGACCTGAATATCGACACGACCACCAAAGTAATCTTGGGCGCGGTGACAATGCAGGGTAAGAGTAAGGTCTCGAGCTTAAATACCGTCATTTTAGACCTTTTTGATAATATGGTGGTTGACTCCATAAAAACGGGAGGAACCAATCTTGCATTTACTCATTCTTCCAATCTCATTAACATAACCCTGGACAAAGCTTATGCGCTGGATGAGAGTTTTCTTTTCACAGTATATTATCATGGGCATCCGGTTGAGGGAGGTTTTCTTGCCTTTGCTTTCAGATATCATGGGAATCCACCTGTGCCGATAATCTCCTCTTTGAGCGAGCCATATTTTGCCAGAACCTGGTGGCCCTGTAAAGACCATCCCTCTGACAAAGCAGATTCTGCAGATATCAATGTGACCATTCCCTCGAATCTGATAGTAGCCTCTAATGGCTTATTGAGGACCGTAACTGATAATGGAAACGGAACCAAAACCTATAAATGGCATGAAAGTTACCCTATTACCACCTACCTGATCTCAGTTGCCATGACCAATTACACCATTTTTTCTGACTACTATCATTATTCCCCAACTGATTCAATGGAGGTCAGGTATTTTGTATATCCCGAATGGTACTCCCAGGCAGTCTCCAGTTATGGCATAACTCCTGGAGCGATTGAGTTTTATTCCCAGACCTTTGGGCAATACCCTTTTATCCAGGAGAAGTATGGAATGGCGCATTTTCCTTGGGGTGGGGGTATGGAGCATCAAACCTGCACCTCTCTTCTTTATTCCTGGTATGATTCCTATGTTATCGTGCACGAATTGTCTCACCAGTGGTGGGGAGACTATATAACCTGCGGGGACTGGCATAATATCTGGCTAAACGAAGGGTTTGCCACCTATTGCGAGGCTCTGTATTTTGAGCACATATATGGGACCAGCTATTATCATACCTATATGGGCTATCTGGATTATGCCGGAGGTGGCACCATCTGGGTACAGGACACGACAAACGTGAATCAGATCTTCAGCAGCCTACAGTATGACAAAGCCGGCTGGGTTCTGCATATGCTTAGGCACGTGGTTGGAGATTCAGCTTTCTTCAGAAGCTTAAGAGCCTATTATTCGGACCCGAGGTTTGCTAATGGGACCGCATTAACTGCAGATTTTGAAGGAGTATGTGAGGCTGAATCCGGAATGGACTTGAGCTGGTTTTTCCAGGAATGGATCTACGGCACGTACAGACCGAATTATCAAGTCTCCTGGATGTACGAAAACTTAGGCGGAACCTACCGGGTCTACCTGCATCTGAGCCAGATTCAATCCACGCCACCTCTGGTTTTCACCATGCCTGTGGATGTGACCATCTCTACCCCACAAGGGGATACAACTTTTATAGCCTTCAACAACCAGAGAATCCAGGATTTTCAGTTCGATCTACCCTCCCAACCCACAGCCTTGACTCTGGATAAAGATAAATGGATTTTAAAATACTCAAGCACTGTAGCCTATGGATTGAATATCGTCACCGCCGCTTTATCGGATGGGCTTTCTTCTTATGCCTATGCTGATACCGTAGTGGCTAAAGGTGGAACTCCCCCCTATGTCTGGAAGGTCTGGTATGGAAATTTCCCCTCCAATCTGAGCTTAGATTCTTTATCTGGCATAATTTCTGGTGTGCCTTTGGACACAGGACATTTCAGCTTCACGGTTTTAGTAAAGGATTCCAGCTTTCCACAGAAAAGCGATTATCAGGATTTTACTTTGACTGTTAATCAGGGCATAGCTTTTATCAGAGGGGATGCCAACGATGATTCCAAGGTCACGGTTGCAGATGTGGTCTACATAATCAGCTATCTTTATAAGGGAGGGACTGCACCGTCTCCTCTGGGAAAAGCCGATACCAACTGCGATGGAAACGTGAATGTTGCGGACATAATCTTCCTGATAAATTACCTGTTCAAAGGTGGACCTCTGCCGTGTTGA
- a CDS encoding DUF5683 domain-containing protein encodes MKFSKTTLFLFFFIFLLTLPSYAANQEISKGLAPTDSIRSAVFKSKSPMGALWRSVAFPGWGQLYNKKYFKAGLAFGAEVTFLTLMAIEWKRTDDQKKIFDSLPLDHPDKQYEYDLYKYYRDQRSLYLWSSLATIFISMFDAYVDAHLYDFDNEMENIGFEIYPDKEKGLSFKLSFNF; translated from the coding sequence ATGAAATTTTCAAAAACAACCTTGTTTCTATTTTTCTTTATATTTTTATTGACCTTACCCTCTTATGCCGCAAACCAGGAAATATCTAAAGGGCTGGCTCCAACTGATTCGATTAGGTCTGCAGTATTTAAGAGCAAGTCTCCTATGGGAGCACTCTGGAGGTCTGTGGCATTCCCTGGCTGGGGACAGCTTTACAATAAGAAATATTTTAAGGCCGGGCTGGCTTTTGGGGCAGAGGTGACCTTTTTGACCCTGATGGCAATCGAGTGGAAAAGAACCGATGACCAGAAAAAGATTTTTGACTCTTTGCCTTTGGACCATCCGGACAAACAGTATGAATATGACCTGTACAAATACTACCGGGACCAGAGAAGCCTTTACCTCTGGTCAAGTTTAGCTACAATTTTCATAAGCATGTTCGATGCTTATGTAGATGCACATCTATATGATTTTGACAATGAAATGGAGAATATCGGATTTGAAATTTATCCGGATAAAGAAAAAGGTTTAAGTTTTAAGCTCTCTTTCAATTTTTAA